The following proteins come from a genomic window of Venturia canescens isolate UGA chromosome 4, ASM1945775v1, whole genome shotgun sequence:
- the LOC122409358 gene encoding protein kinase C-like, which produces MALHDYNRDQRGPGDIIHNEAQIESDYPLPPGQRPPPSPQPDALENRRQLPPDQPPPNNQRQCEPMDQRGQNRRQRQPTGGQRPPVNRVGPRRGGRQQRWAYHERAHRNAMARLVDTLYQISNPYRGRRIGLSHYDHGPLTDNEKN; this is translated from the exons ATGG cGCTTCATGATTACAACCGAGACCAACGGGGACCAGGTGACATAATCCACAATGAGGCACAAATCGAGAGCGACTACCCACTGCCCCCAGGACAGCGGCCTCCTCCATCTCCACAGCCTGATGCTCTGGAAAATAGGCGACAGCTGCCCCCTGATCAGCCTCCGCCAAATAATCAGCGCCAGTGTGAGCCGATGGACCAGCGTGGTCAGAATAGGCGCCAGCGACAACCTACAGGTGGACAGCGACCGCCAGTGAATCGAGTTGGGCCACGCCGAGGAg gtCGACAGCAGAGGTGGGCATACCACGAACGCGCACATCGCAATGCGATGGCCCGTTTAGTTGATACGTTGTATCAGATCTCTAATCCGTACCGCGGACGGCGCATTGGGCTCAGCCATTATGACCATGGGCCATTGaccgataatgaaaaaaattga